The Pseudovibrio sp. Tun.PSC04-5.I4 genomic interval AAGCTTATGATTTTTTGCATATAATCATTATTCCAGCCTGCTGTTTTTCGATGTCTTTTTATGCTGCCTGTGCGGGTTGTGTCGGCTTTGACGAGATTGATAGAAATTTTCCTCAGAACACTTAAATTTGCGGCCGCGTTACGGTCGCGAATGCGGCTGTCGTCCTCGCGAAATCCAACATCAACACCCAGTGCAGACTTTCGATGGCCCAATGATTGCGGATCGCAGCGGCAAGAACAACGGGCGAGGCCTCGGCGCTGGTGAGAAAATAACGAATGTCGGCAGTGACTTTGGAAGGTCCTCCGCATGGACATGATTGATGGAAGAAATTGTTTCAACTGTAACCGTCCGCTCAGGACCGCCTTACTTGATTGCGTTTGATTGAGTATTTTCTTCTTCAGTTTTAGTTGAGGAGGCAAGTCATTGTTGGATGAATCGAGGCCACGGCGGTCGTGGACACGGGTAGAAAAGGCGGCAATCACTGCGCAAGTTGGGTTGATGGAGCAACGCTGTTTGATGTTGCGCAGAGCCATGGTGTCGGCCGGTACTTGCTGAAGCGATGGATGGCTCAGTACTGCGAGAGCAACACAAGTGAAAACACGAAGGCTCCCATTTTTGTGCCTGTTGTTGTTACTGATCCTGAGCCTTCAGGACCCGCCGTTATTGAGGTTGGGCTCGGGAACGGTCGCAGCCTGAGGGTTTCCAGTGACTTAAGTGATGCGCAGGTTCGCCGGTTTATTGGGCTGGTGGAAGCGACATGATCGGGCCGGGAACAGGTGTGCGGGTTTATCTTGCGTGCGGTGTGACGGATATGCGCAAGGGCATTGCGGGTCTGGCCGCTTTGGCGGAGACGGAATTACGCCAGCGCCCTGCAAATGGCGCCGTGTTTGCGTTTCGCGGTCGGCGCGGCGACCGGATCAAGTTGCTTTACTGGGATGGTCAGGGATTTTGCCTTTACTAGGCCCTATGGGCACATAGCTGCATATTTGGCCATCTTGAGGAACAATCAGCGAACTTTAGCTATTGATTGAAGCAGCACGCGAACCTGTTCGGGCGAGAACTTAAATAGTCGCCCATCAGAGATCCGTTTCGCTGAGATCGGGTATTTGGGACGCCTAGTATCCAGGCCAGCAATGCGGAAACGCTCTTCCCCATCACTAAATATCTCGCCGTAGTTTTCCTTCTTTAAGCCATATCGCGAACACAGAAGTTCAAAGAGTTCTTTGTCTAAATCCTCATCCTGGCCCTCTGCCACCGGAACCTTTACCCGCAGCACCATTTCAAAAGCATCGCCTCTGGATTTGAGACGCTTCCCACCTTGCTCAACTTCCAGCCCATGAGTTTCCGCAATTTTACGACAGGCTTTCAGCATTTCCTTCTCAAGGGTTTCGCTCAGGCGGGGTGTGATGCGCACATGTTTTTCACGTTGGCTGGTCATCGGTTCTTTACCTTGTAAACTGTTCCTCGAGAGACGCCGAGCTCTCGGGCAATCTCCGTTGGGCTCTGGCCAGCAGCAAGCCGCACTTCAATCTTCTTTGTATCAATCTGTGGCGGGCGGCCTTTGTAAGCACCTCTTGTCTTTGCCGCCGCAATGCCTTCTGCTTGTCGCTCGCGGCGCAGATTGGTTTCGAACTCTGCAAAGACACCGAGCATATCGAAGAAAGCTTTGCCGGCAGCCGTTGAGGTGTCGATAGGCTGCTCAGTCGCAAACAAATGAGCACCCTTGTCTTGCAAGCGCCGTGCAATAACTTGCAGGTCATGCATAGACCGGGCAAGCCGATCAATGCGGGTGACCACCAGAGTTTCGCTCGGATGGATAAAGTCCAGGATTGTCTGCAACTCAATACGCTCTTTGAGAGAAGCCCGCTCTTCTGTTCCGAGCGGATCAGATGACACCCAGCTGCTTCCAATGCAAGAACTTGCGCTTCCAGATTCTGATCGGTGGTAGAGGTGCGAGCGTAACCGATGCGAGACATAAATTTGTTCATTTTGGGTATGCCATGAGCCATTTCTGTTCACTAACACAAATTTAACCCAAAATGAACAAGATACCGGGCTCACTCTGTGTTCATTTCAGAGTGTGAGCCACGGGTATACCCATAGTGCGTTCATTTACGCAACTAATCGACTTTCAAAGTCAATGCGCTGTTCCAAATCAAGCTCAAAACGGCCATAAGGATTGATGTGACTGTATATCAGTGGTGTCAGACCTCGGTAATCTTCTGCGGCAAGTCGGCTAGCCCAAACAGGATCTGAAAGCACCGATTGCACCATGCGGGTGTTGACGTAAACCAGTGAGGCCTGCAACAAGTGCAGAGACAAGGCCGAGATCTCCTGATCTTCAATGCGGTTACTAGCAATCTCCCCGCCCTTGCCGAAGAACACAAAGCCGTTGGCGCTGTTCCAGTTCTCTACGACATTGAGCCCTTCGTTGATTTCACGGCGATAATTCTCCGAGCGCAAATACCGACACAAGAAGATCGTCTTGATGGCTCGGCCCAGTTCAGTCAGCGCTTTATAGGTTGGGTGCATGACTTCGGAGCGGGCAAAGCGGCGTAAAATTGCTTCCGGATCTGCGGTTCTGTGCTGCATGGCTGCGGCGTACTTGACCATTTCGTCATATTGGCGGGCAATCTCCTCCCAATTGATGGCACTGGACAGGATCGGCAGCAGGTTGCTAAGCTCACTGCGCATAGTGTTTGAAGGCAATGCCAGTTTTTGCCGACTGATCGCCTTAAGGCGTGGGGCAAGCTCAAACCCAAGCAAGTGACAAAACGCAAAGCCGACAACGCTTTGGCCATGGCTGTCCACATACTGACGCTGGATCTCCATGTCGGTGCAATGACGCAAAACACCCTCAATCATGGCAGCAACTTCAGAGGATGAACAGCGTTTTAGCTGAGAATAGATACAGGTTGCCTGCCGTTCCACATGCCAGTAGATCATTACACCTCTGCCGCCGTAACGAGCATGCCATTCGCTCATGAGGTTCCTATCCCAGGCTCCAAACTTTGTGCTGTCTGCTGCACAAGCTGTCCCGGCTTCCCCCCAAATAGCGGGGTTGCGGATTGCCAAGGTTGCATCAGTTACGCGCGCGCAGGCAGCCCTTAAAGCGGCAGGATAAATATAATTGCGGCGCACATGCAGCAACTCTTCGTAGCTGACATCGGCAAGACCACCGGCAATACGTTTGAGGCCTGCGTTTGTGCCAAGACCGTAAAGGCAAAGTAACAGTCGTCGGTCACGCACATCTGAAGCTAGCACCTCACGACTTGCAGAGGTTTCAAAGCGGTCCAAGTATCCCGTTCCAAGGGCAGCTTCCTTAAGCGTATCCAATAGTCCCGTCATCGGCCATTGACGAGTGATTTCCGCTTTTAAAGAGACCAGTCCTTTGGGTTCCGGCGCAGGTTCAAACGGACTGACAGAGATCCGGTTCTTGCCGGTCCAACGGAGCCTGATCTTGTCATTGCGAGGCAGGGACGAATTGAGCTGACGTAGCTCATCCTCCAATGTCTTTCTGACCTCAGACACAAATGCTTCTGCATCTCGTGTCAGCTTCAGTCCCGCATAATATGTGTCGCGGCGCTCGGCAAAATCCTTTGGCAGGTCTTCATCCGGATTTCGATAACGATCTGCTCCCACTACCCAGATTTCCTTGGCACGAATTCGCTCACGCAACTGGGTCAGGAGGCACAGCTCAAAGGAAATCACATTCACGCGGCCTTTGTCATCAATCACGCTGCCACGCCATTTAGTTGGAATGGCCTCCACCGGAACATCATCCTCAGAAACAAACCGCTTACCTGCCTTCTGCAGTTTCGTAATACAGGTCAGCCCCTCCAGCACAGGACGCCAAGCTGCGTTGTTGGATCTGAATTCCAGGACAGAAAGAAGCAGTGGTAGCATACGGCGATAATGTGAGGCATATGACCCACGCATCACAAACTGAATTTGACGATCCAGAGTTCCTTTTGAGCGATACTCTTTGACAATCGCTGATAGTTTCTGCTGCCCGGCGACCGGATAGATCACATCACAGATCCGCCCCTCCGGGTGTTCCATGGAGGCCATGGCAATCTCTGCCAGCAAGCGCTCCTTGCCATGAACCTTCTCGATTTCACGGCTAATATCCTTAATCACCTTGCGCTTTGATTTTACATTGATCCGGTGGATCTGTTCCACCAGAAGGTCAATCACCCGATCAATCATCTGGGACTTGCGGACTATCAGATAAAGTGCGAACAGGCCTAATCGGCGCTCAACGCTGTGTCTACGCATCTGCGAAGCCGTTTCTGCACTCACCCGTCGCACGATCCGGTCAATGAAGGAGCACTCAACCTCCTTAAGAAAATGTTCTGGAAGCTGTAAGCCCTCAACAAACTGAAGGCGTTCAATTGCGGCCAGAATGTTGTCCAGCGTAGCCCCACCGATATCATCTTTCAGGCGCGAAAATCCGGTGGAAGCATCCGGCTCCACCAATGAGGTTTCCATCTTTACAATGGCTTCCTGAGAAAGTTGACTGACAATTTTTTGCAGTAACTCTTTCTGAAACTCACGGCGTGCAGAACGAGCAACACGTTCAATGATCTTTTGGGAGGGCGCAAACACCTTCTTCTCAAGACACCACTGGTAGGCAATTGAAATCAGGTCTTCAACACCATTGGCGTGACCACAATGTTCGCGTCGTAGCCAGTGTGCTAGCAGAGTTCTATGCCTATCCGACATCCGCTCAAAATCGAGAAACTGTATAATTTCCATCATGTGGCGACGCGCGGAACGGCTTTGAAAGTCATAGTCAAATGTGACAGGCCGATTACCACCGAGCTGATCACTCAGATAGTTTAAAACTTCTTCGCCAACCTGAATATCTTCATCTGCAAAGTAACCAAAGTGCTGAAGGTGTTTGAGTTGGAGTGCAACGCCGAGGCGGGTCCGCGTATTGTAGCCATTGATGAAAGTGAGGTCGTCGAATGACAGTCCCCACGTAAGACTAAAAGTCTGATCCATTGCAACTCTTTCCTAACTTGAAGAAAAAGTCACTTTGGCGAGCAAACATGTCTTAAATAGTGATGTTCAGCACTTGTTCCTCAAGATGGCCAAATATGCAGCTATGTGCCCATTGGGCCTACTACAAGGTGCTGGGTGCGCCTCGAACCTGGTTTCGACCGGGGCGCTTATGTTTGGAATTCTAGTGAAAGGAGGGGTTTCCTTTAACAGACCGTCCTTTACTGCGAAAGGGCGAGAGCCGAAGCGGCGGTGATTTGTCGTGAACTGGCAAGGTGACGTAGCCCGTGGGATAAAGAGATGTGCGACGAAGCCATTAAGTCAAGACCCATCTTCAGGCTGAGTATTGGAAGGTTGAGGAACACGAACCGGCTAAACCGTATCTGAGGGGCTGAATTGTAGCCTCCGCCTACATGGCTTAACAGGCGGAACATCGGTCGCGCCATGGATTTCATGACCGGAAGCGCGCAAACCGACAGCGTACTCCAGAAACGCTTTCGAGGGTGTCGTCAACTTATGCAGTTTGTTGGCGATGGCCGATGCCGACTTGCGGGACGCAAGGGAAAAGACTACGGCCGGCAGCCTAACCAATACGCTTTAAGTCCAACATAGGAACGAGGGAAGGCGTGTGCCGAATGAGGTTGGTATATTTAATACTCGCAAGGGAGTTCACCCCGATGACGGCCACGCTGGCGGAGTTCCCGTAGTAGTCCGGGATAGGGAAAGCCTGTCACATGGCGAAGGGGAACAGTTCAAGCTGCTTAGGGCTGCACATTAACTGACCACAACGAGGTGAAGACCTTTGATAATCAGCGACATGCAACACAAGCTTGCGAAATGGGCGCAGGACGAGCGAACCAGAAGATTTGATCGCCTCTTACGCTTAATTGCTGATCGGACTTGGCTGACTGAGGCTGCCCGGGTTGCCTTGGCGTCGAGCGGCGCAAAGACCCCGGGCCCTCCGTGCCAGGAGCCGGAAGATGAGCAGTTGCCCGTGCCGGAACTGGCCACCTCCACACTTGAAGAGCCCCCCAAACCGACCCGCGGCAAACCTCGGGTGCGTAGCGATGTGGAACGCGAGCGGGTCACTCTGCAGTCACCCAAAGCGTGCCCCGAGTGTGGCGGCGAGCTGCGGCTCATCGGGGAGGATGTGTCTGAGCTGGTGGAGTTCATCACCGCAAAGCTAAAGGTGATTGAAACGGCGCGGCCCAAGACGTCCTGCCGGGTGTGCGAGAAAATCGTGCAAGCTCCAGCACCAACCCGGCCCATTGAAAAATCCAGTGCCGGAGCCAGCTTACTGGCGCATATTCTGATCTCCAAGTTCGATGATCATTTGCCGCTATACCGTCAGAACGAAATCCTTGCCCGGCATGGCATTGATATTCCCCGCTCTACTCTGTCGGACTGGTGCGGGCTTGCCATGAAAACGCTGGCTCCGCTGAGCGAACTGCTTAAAGCTGAGGTGATGCTCTCAGATCGCTTGCATACCGATGACACACCCATTGATGTCCTGGGTCGCCAGTTCAAGGCGGCGAGCGGTTCCGGCAAAGCTTCGAGGCAGGGCCGGATCTGGACCTATGTGCGCGATGATCGCCCCTTCGCAGGAGAGGCCCCGCCTATTGCTGCCTATTGGTTCTCCGCAAATCGCAAGGCTGACAACCCGCGATGCCACCTCAAAGAGTTTTCCGGCATTCTGCAGGCCGATGCCTATGCCGGCTACAAGCAGCTTTATGACAGCGGGGACATTAAAGAAGCCGCCTGTTGGGCGCATTGGCGCCGCGACTTCCATGATATCTTCACCGCCACCAAATCAGAACTGGCCAGATACGCACTGGAGCAGATCGGTAAGCTTTATGACATTGAACGTCAGATCAGCGGAAAACCACCAGACCTGCGGCATGAGGTGAGGCAGAAGCACAGTAAACCCATCGCTCAGGCCTTCAAGGCCTGGTGCGAGGCTCAGCTTACCCGCATCTCAGGCAAATCACCGCTGGCCAAAGCCATCCGTTATGGCCTCTCCCGTTGGCACGCCTTCACCTTGTTCCTCGACGAGGGTCGCGTCGCGATCGACAACAATGCGGCTGAGCGCGCAGTCAGACCTATTGCATTGGGCCGTAAAAACTTCTTATTTGCCGGATCAATGGCCGGCGGAGAAACTCTGGCAGACGCCATGACGTTGATTGAAACCGCCAAACTCAATGGTCTCAACCCGCAGGAATATCTCACAGATGTCCTTGCCCGCATCGTAACCGTCCGCTCAGTACCGCCTTACTTGGTTGCATTTGATTGAGTATTTTCTTCTTCAGTTTTAGCTGAGGAGGCAAGTCATTGTTGGATGAATCGAGGCCACGGCGGTCGTGGACACGGGTAGAAAAGGCGGCAATCACTGCGCAAGTTGGGGTTGATGGAGCAACGCTGTTTGATGTTGCGCAGAGCCATGGTGTCGGCCGGTACTTGCTGAAACGATGGATGGCTCAGTACTGCGAGAGCAACACAAGTGAAAACACGAAGGCTCCCATTTTTGTGCCTGTTGTTGTTACTGATCCTGAGCCTTCAGGACCCGCCGTTATTGAGGTTGGGCTCGGGAACGGTCGCAGCCTGAGGGTTTCCAGTGACTTAAGTGATGCGCAGGTTCGCCGGTTTATTGGGCTGGTGGAAGCGACATGATCGGGCCGGGAACAGGTGTGCGGGTTTATCTTGCGTGCGGTGTGACGGATATGCGCAAGGGCATTGCGGGTCTGGCCGCTTTGGCGGAGACGGAATTACGCCAGCGCCCTGCAAATGGCGCCGTGTTTGCGTTTCGCGGTCGGCGCGGCGACCGGATCAAGTTGCTTTACTGGGATGGTCAGGGATTTTGCCTTTACTACAAGGTGCTGGAAAAGGGCCGGTTCCCGTGGCCTTCACCAGTCGATGGCTCAGCCCGACTTACCTCAGCACAGCTGGCCATGCTGTGGGAAGGGATGGACTGGAGACGCCCCAGTTGGGGAGCTCCGCCCGCTCGAATGGGGTGAATATCTTGGGTTTTGAATGGGGTATTACTTTGATATTGGAGATATATGAGGTAAAATACCCATATGAACCAGTCTCTTAACTCCCTTCCTGATGATCCAGTTTTACTCAAGGCCATGGTGCTGGCGTTGCAGGGAAAGGTTGAGAGTTTACAAGCCAATGAGCAGGCCCATCTGGTTCTGATCACATGGTTCAAACAAGCTTTGGCCAAGTTGCGCAGGCAACGCTTTGGCGCATCTTCAGAAAAGATCGACCGCGAGATTGCCCAGCTTGAACTGGCGCTGGAAAACCTGGAGACTGCCCACCCATGCCAGGAGCCGGAAGATGAGCAGTTGCCCGTGCCGGAACTGGCCACCTCCACACTTGAAGAGCCCCCCAAACCGACCCGCGGCAAACCTCGGGTGCGTAGCGATGTGGAACGCGAGCGGGTCACTCTGCAGTCACCCAAAGCGTGCCCCGAGTGTGGCGGCGAGCTGCGGCTCATCGGGGAGGATGTGTCTGAGCTGGTGGAGTTCATCACCGCAAAGCTAAAGGTGATTGAAACGGCGCGGCCCAAGACGTCCTGCCGGGTGTGCGAGAAAATCGTGCAAGCTCCAGCACCAACCCGGCCCATTGAAAAATCCAGTGCCGGAGCCAGCTTACTGGCGCATATTCTGGTCTCCAAGTTCGATGATCATTTGCCGCTATACCGTCAGAACGAAATCCTTGCCCGGCATGGCATTGATATTCCCCGCTCTACTCTGTCGGACTGGTGCGGGCTTGCCATGAAAACGCTGGCTCCGCTGAGCGAACTGCTTAAAGCTGAGGTGATGCTCTCAGATCGCTTGCATACCGATGACACACCCATTGATGTCCTGGGTCGCCAGTTCAAGGCGGCGAGCGGTTCCGGCAAAGCTTCGAGGCAGGGCCGGATCTGGACCTATGTGCGCGATGATCGCCCCTTCGCAGGAGAGGCCCCGCCTATTGCTGCCTATTGGTTCTCCGCAAATCGCAAGGCTGACAACCCGCGATGCCACCTCAAAGAGTTTTCCGGCATTCTGCAGGCCGATGCCTATGCCGGCTACAAGCAGCTTTATGACAGCGGGGACATTAAAGAAGCCGCCTGTTGGGCGCATTGGCGCCGCGACTTCCATGATATCTTCACCGCCACCAAATCAGAACTGGCCAGATACGCACTGGAGCAGATCGGTAAGCTTTATGACATTGAACGTCAGATCAGCGGAAAACCACCAGACCTGCGGCATGAGGTGAGGCAGAAGCACAGTAAACCCATCGCTCAGGCCTTCAAGGCCTGGTGCGAGGCTCAGCTTACCCGCATCTCAGGCAAATCACCGCTGGCCAAAGCCATCCGTTATGGCCTCTCCCGTTGGCACGCCTTCACCTTGTTCCTCGACGAGGGTCGCGTCGCGATCGACAACAATGCGGCTGAGCGCGCAGTCAGACCTATTGCATTGGGCCGTAAAAACTTCTTATTTGCCGGATCAATGGCCGGCGGAGAAACTCTGGCAGACGCCATGACGTTGATTGAAACCGCCAAACTCAATGGTCTCAACCCGCAGGAATATCTCACAGATGTCCTTGCCCGCATCGTAACCGTCCGCTCAGTACCGCCTTACTTGGTTGCATTTGATTGAGTATTTTCTTCTTCAGTTTTAGCTGAGGAGGCAAGTCATTGTTGGATGAATCGAGGCCACGGCGGTCGTGGACACGGGTAGAAAAGGCGGCAATCACTGCGCAAGTTGGGGTTGATGGAGCAACGCTGTTTGATGTTGCGCAGAGCCATGGTGTCGGCCGGTACTTGCTGAAACGATGGATGGCTCAGTACTGCGAGAGCAACACAAGTGAAAACACGAAGGCTCCCATTTTTGTGCCTGTTGTTGTTACTGATCCTGAGCCTTCAGGACCCGCCGTTATTGAGGTTGGGCTCGGGAACGGTCGCAGCCTGAGGGTTTCCAGTGACTTAAGTGATGCGCAGGTTCGCCGGTTTATTGGGCTGGTGGAAGCGACATGATCGGGCCGGGAACAGGTGTGCGGGTTTATCTTGCGTGCGGTGTGACGGATATGCGCAAGGGCATTGCGGGTCTGGCCGCTTTGGCGGAGACGGAATTACGCCAGCGCCCTGCAAATGGCGCCGTGTTTGCGTTTCGCGGTCGGCGCGGCGACCGGATCAAGTTGCTTTACTGGGATGGTCAGGGATTTTGCCTTTACTACAAGGTGCTGGAAAAGGGCCGGTTCCCGTGGCCTTCACCAGTCGATGGCTCAGCCCGACTTACCTCAGCACAGCTGGCCATGCTGTGGGAAGGGATGGACTGGAGACGCCCCAGTTGGGGAGCTCCGCCCGCTCGAATGGGGTGAATATCTTGGGTTTTGAATGGGGTATTACTTTGATATTGGAGATATATGAGGTAAAATACCCATATGAACCAGTCTCTTAACTCCCTTCCTGATGATCCAGTTTTACTCAAGGCCATGGTGCTGGCGTTGCAGGGAAAGGTTGAGAGTTTACAAGCCAATGAGCAGGCCCATCTGGTTCTGATCACATGGTTCAAACAAGCTTTGGCCAAGTTGCGCAGGCAACGCTTTGGCGCATCTTCAGAAAAGATCGACCGCGAGATTGCCCAGCTTGAACTGGCGCTGGAAAACCTGGAGACTGCCCACCCATGCCAGGAGCCGGAAGATGAGCAGTTGCCCGTGCCGGAACTGGCCACCTCCACACTTGAAGAGCCCCCCAAACCGACCCGCGGCAAACCTCGGGTGCGTAGCGATGTGGAACGCGAGCGGGTCACTCTGCAGTCACCCAAAGCGTGCCCCGAGTGTGGCGGCGAGCTGCGGCTCATCGGGGAGGATGTGTCTGAGCTGGTGGAGTTCATCACCGCAAAGCTAAAGGTGATTGAAACGGCGCGGCCCAAGACGTCCTGCCGGGTGTGCGAGAAAATCGTGCAAGCTCCAGCACCAACCCGGCCCATTGAAAAATCCAGTGCCGGAGCCAGCTTACTGGCGCATATTCTGATCTCCAAGTTCGATGATCATTTGCCGCTATACCGTCAGAACGAAATCCTTGCCCGGCATGGCATTGATATTCCCCGCTCTACTCTGTCGGACTGGTGCGGGCTTGCCATGAAAACGCTGGCTCCGCTGAGCGAACTGCTTAAAGCTGAGGTGATGCTCTCAGATCGCTTGCATACCGATGACACACCCATTGATGTCCTGGGTCGCCAGTTCAAGGCGGCGAGCGGTTCCGGCAAAGCTTCGAGGCAGGGCCGGATCTGGACCTATGTGCGCGATGATCGCCCCTTCGCAGGAGAGGCCCCGCCTATTGCTGCCTATTGGTTCTCCGCAAATCGCAAGGCTGACAACCCGCGATGCCACCTCAAAGAGTTTTCCGGCATTCTGCAGGCCGATGCCTATGCCGGCTACAAGCAGCTTTATGACAGCGGGGACATTAAAGAAGCCGCCTGTTGGGCGCATTGGCGCCGCGACTTCCATGATATCTTCACCGCCACCAAATCAGAACTGGCCAGATACGCACTGGAGCAGATCGGTAAGCTTTATGACATTGAACGTCAGATCAGCGGAAAACCACCAGACCTGCGGCATGAAGGTAACCGTCCGCTCATGACCGTCTTACTTGATTGCATTTGATTGAGTATTTTCTTCTTCAGTTCTAGCTGAGGAGGTAAGTCATTGTTGGAAGGATCGAAGCCACGGCGGTCGTGGACACGGGTAGAAAAGGCGGCAATCACCGCGCAAGTTGGGGTTGATGGAGCAACGCTGTTCGGTGTTGCGCAGAGCCATGGTGTCAGCCGGTGCTTGCTGAAGCGATGGATGGCTAAGTACGGCGACAGCAACACAAGCGAAGACCCGCAGGGTCCCCTTCTTGTGCCTGTTGTTGTTACTGATCCTGAACCATCAGGACCAGTTGTTATTGAGGTTGGGCTCGGGAACGGTCGCAGCCTGAGGGTTTCCAGTGACTTAAGTGATGCGCAGGTTCGCCGGTTTATTGCGCTGGTGGAAGCGACATGATCGGCCCGGGAACAGGTGTGCGGGTTTATCTTGCGTGCGGTGTGACGGATATGCGCAAGGGCATTGCGGGTCTGACCGCTTTGGCGGAGACGGAATTACGCCAGCGCCCTGCAAATGGCGCCGTGTTTGCGTTTCGCGGGCGGCGCGGCGACCGGATCAAACTGCTCTATTGGGATGGTCAGGGTTTTTGCCTTTACTACAAGGTACTGGAAAAGGGCCGGTTCCCGTGGCCTTCACCAGTCGATGGCTCAGCCAGATTGACCTCAGCACAGCTGGCCATGCTGTGGGAAGGGATGGACTGGAGACGCCCAAGCTGGGGAGCTCCGCCCGCTCGAATGGGGTGAATATCTTTGGTTTTGAATAAGGCATTGCTTTGATATCGGAGATATATGAGGTAAAATACCCATATGAACCAATCTCTTAACCCCCTTCCTAATGACCCTGCTTTGCTCAAGGCATTGCTGTTGTCCGCCCAAAGTGAGATTGAAGCTTTAAGCGGTAAGGTTGAGAGTTTACAAGCTAATGAGCAAGCCCATCTGGTTCTGATTGCATCACTCAAACAAGCTTTGGCTAAGTTGCGCAGGCAACGCTTTGGCGCATCTTCAGAAAAGATCGACCGCGAGATTGCGCAGCTTGAACTGGCGTTGGAAAACCTGGAGGTTGCCCACCCATGCCAGGAGCCGGAAGGTGAGCGGTTACCCGTGCCCGAACTGGCCACCTCCGCACTTGAAAAACCACCCAAACCAACCCGCGGCAAACCTCGGGTGAGCAGCGATGTGGACCGCGAGCGCGTTACTCTGCAATCACCAGAAGCGTGCCCCGAGTGTGGTGGCAAGCTGCGGCTCATCGGGGAGGATGTATCTGAGCTGGTGGAGTTCATCACCGCAAAACTGAAGGTGATTGAAACAGCAAGGCCCAA includes:
- a CDS encoding IS66 family transposase, with the translated sequence MNQSLNSLPDDPVLLKAMVLALQGKVESLQANEQAHLVLITWFKQALAKLRRQRFGASSEKIDREIAQLELALENLETAHPCQEPEDEQLPVPELATSTLEEPPKPTRGKPRVRSDVERERVTLQSPKACPECGGELRLIGEDVSELVEFITAKLKVIETARPKTSCRVCEKIVQAPAPTRPIEKSSAGASLLAHILVSKFDDHLPLYRQNEILARHGIDIPRSTLSDWCGLAMKTLAPLSELLKAEVMLSDRLHTDDTPIDVLGRQFKAASGSGKASRQGRIWTYVRDDRPFAGEAPPIAAYWFSANRKADNPRCHLKEFSGILQADAYAGYKQLYDSGDIKEAACWAHWRRDFHDIFTATKSELARYALEQIGKLYDIERQISGKPPDLRHEVRQKHSKPIAQAFKAWCEAQLTRISGKSPLAKAIRYGLSRWHAFTLFLDEGRVAIDNNAAERAVRPIALGRKNFLFAGSMAGGETLADAMTLIETAKLNGLNPQEYLTDVLARIVTVRSVPPYLVAFD
- a CDS encoding transposase: MLDESRPRRSWTRVEKAAITAQVGVDGATLFDVAQSHGVGRYLLKRWMAQYCESNTSENTKAPIFVPVVVTDPEPSGPAVIEVGLGNGRSLRVSSDLSDAQVRRFIGLVEAT
- the tnpB gene encoding IS66 family insertion sequence element accessory protein TnpB (TnpB, as the term is used for proteins encoded by IS66 family insertion elements, is considered an accessory protein, since TnpC, encoded by a neighboring gene, is a DDE family transposase.) — translated: MIGPGTGVRVYLACGVTDMRKGIAGLAALAETELRQRPANGAVFAFRGRRGDRIKLLYWDGQGFCLYYKVLEKGRFPWPSPVDGSARLTSAQLAMLWEGMDWRRPSWGAPPARMG
- a CDS encoding IS66 family transposase; translation: MNQSLNSLPDDPVLLKAMVLALQGKVESLQANEQAHLVLITWFKQALAKLRRQRFGASSEKIDREIAQLELALENLETAHPCQEPEDEQLPVPELATSTLEEPPKPTRGKPRVRSDVERERVTLQSPKACPECGGELRLIGEDVSELVEFITAKLKVIETARPKTSCRVCEKIVQAPAPTRPIEKSSAGASLLAHILISKFDDHLPLYRQNEILARHGIDIPRSTLSDWCGLAMKTLAPLSELLKAEVMLSDRLHTDDTPIDVLGRQFKAASGSGKASRQGRIWTYVRDDRPFAGEAPPIAAYWFSANRKADNPRCHLKEFSGILQADAYAGYKQLYDSGDIKEAACWAHWRRDFHDIFTATKSELARYALEQIGKLYDIERQISGKPPDLRHEGNRPLMTVLLDCI
- a CDS encoding transposase; amino-acid sequence: MLEGSKPRRSWTRVEKAAITAQVGVDGATLFGVAQSHGVSRCLLKRWMAKYGDSNTSEDPQGPLLVPVVVTDPEPSGPVVIEVGLGNGRSLRVSSDLSDAQVRRFIALVEAT
- the tnpB gene encoding IS66 family insertion sequence element accessory protein TnpB (TnpB, as the term is used for proteins encoded by IS66 family insertion elements, is considered an accessory protein, since TnpC, encoded by a neighboring gene, is a DDE family transposase.); protein product: MIGPGTGVRVYLACGVTDMRKGIAGLAALAETELRQRPANGAVFAFRGRRGDRIKLLYWDGQGFCLY
- a CDS encoding Tn3 family transposase; this translates as MDQTFSLTWGLSFDDLTFINGYNTRTRLGVALQLKHLQHFGYFADEDIQVGEEVLNYLSDQLGGNRPVTFDYDFQSRSARRHMMEIIQFLDFERMSDRHRTLLAHWLRREHCGHANGVEDLISIAYQWCLEKKVFAPSQKIIERVARSARREFQKELLQKIVSQLSQEAIVKMETSLVEPDASTGFSRLKDDIGGATLDNILAAIERLQFVEGLQLPEHFLKEVECSFIDRIVRRVSAETASQMRRHSVERRLGLFALYLIVRKSQMIDRVIDLLVEQIHRINVKSKRKVIKDISREIEKVHGKERLLAEIAMASMEHPEGRICDVIYPVAGQQKLSAIVKEYRSKGTLDRQIQFVMRGSYASHYRRMLPLLLSVLEFRSNNAAWRPVLEGLTCITKLQKAGKRFVSEDDVPVEAIPTKWRGSVIDDKGRVNVISFELCLLTQLRERIRAKEIWVVGADRYRNPDEDLPKDFAERRDTYYAGLKLTRDAEAFVSEVRKTLEDELRQLNSSLPRNDKIRLRWTGKNRISVSPFEPAPEPKGLVSLKAEITRQWPMTGLLDTLKEAALGTGYLDRFETSASREVLASDVRDRRLLLCLYGLGTNAGLKRIAGGLADVSYEELLHVRRNYIYPAALRAACARVTDATLAIRNPAIWGEAGTACAADSTKFGAWDRNLMSEWHARYGGRGVMIYWHVERQATCIYSQLKRCSSSEVAAMIEGVLRHCTDMEIQRQYVDSHGQSVVGFAFCHLLGFELAPRLKAISRQKLALPSNTMRSELSNLLPILSSAINWEEIARQYDEMVKYAAAMQHRTADPEAILRRFARSEVMHPTYKALTELGRAIKTIFLCRYLRSENYRREINEGLNVVENWNSANGFVFFGKGGEIASNRIEDQEISALSLHLLQASLVYVNTRMVQSVLSDPVWASRLAAEDYRGLTPLIYSHINPYGRFELDLEQRIDFESRLVA